From Apium graveolens cultivar Ventura chromosome 9, ASM990537v1, whole genome shotgun sequence, the proteins below share one genomic window:
- the LOC141685670 gene encoding uncharacterized protein LOC141685670 has protein sequence MARNCKEPVQKPNVLRIAGPPPPSAQTVQPRAWMFNMTIKDAVHDTNVVAGMLAINSVEAKVLMDSVATNSFISESVVDRLKCVVYPLESNLIIEVANQESVTANRICPNCDIVIEGRHISADLIPFKLEEFDIILGMDWLENHNAQIEYKNKKVKLRTKDGAKVIFKGKRQDKKFLIAIQMRRLLRQGCEAYLAHVKDVEKESTNIEDIPVVKEFLDVFPNELPGLPPD, from the coding sequence ATGGcaaggaattgcaaggagcctgtacAGAAGCcaaatgttcttaggattgctggaccaccGCCTCCATCAGCACAAACAGTTCAGCCAAGGGCATGGATGTTTAATATGACGATAAAAGATGCGGTGCATGATACGaatgtggtagcaggtatgcttgctATAAATTCAGTAGAAGCCAAAGTATTAATGGATTCTGTAGCTACTAAttcatttatttctgaaagtGTTGTTGATAGACTAAAGTGTGTTGTGTACCCTTTGGAATCTAACTTGATTATAGAAGTAGCAAATCAGGAAAGTGTTACTGCCAATAGAATTTGTCCAAATTGCGATATcgttatagaaggtcggcacatttctgctgacttaattccgtTTAAGTTAGAAGAATTCGACATTATTCTCGGAATGGATTGGTTAGAAAACCACAATGCGCAAATCGAGTATaaaaataagaaagtgaaattgagAACCAAGGATGGAGCTaaagtgatattcaaaggaaagaggcaagataAAAAGTTTCTAATAGCAATTCAGATGAGAAGATtgttacgacaaggatgcgaagcttacTTGGCTCATGTGAAGGATGTAGAGAAGGAATCCACAAATATTGAGGACATTCCTGTGGTTAAAGAGTTTCTTGACGTGTTTCCTAATGAATTACCGGGACTACCTCCAGATTGA